A single window of Malus sylvestris chromosome 5, drMalSylv7.2, whole genome shotgun sequence DNA harbors:
- the LOC126622223 gene encoding 18.1 kDa class I heat shock protein-like, which produces MSLLLQSLLDQPNFAPFKVFDPEISNQNNTYMDWKETSNAHIFEIDLPGLTKEDVKLELQENQVLHVSAERKAEPEMEDPKNETWHCRERESGNFSRNFRLPENVKVDEIKASMRDGVLVITVPKEDLKKKHKHKKVEISGDDEGHASKGLGRFVCCRA; this is translated from the coding sequence ATGTCCCTTTTATTACAATCTCTCTTGGACCAACCCAACTTTGCTCCTTTCAAAGTTTTCGACCCAGAAATATCCAACCAAAACAACACGTACATGGACTGGAAGGAGACTTCAAATGCACACATCTTCGAGATAGATCTTCCAGGCCTTACAAAAGAGGACGTGAAGCTGGAGCTGCAAGAAAACCAAGTGCTTCATGTTAGTGCAGAGAGAAAAGCGGAGCCCGAAATGGAGGACCCCAAGAACGAGACGTGGCACTGCAGGGAGAGGGAAAGTGGCAACTTCTCGAGGAATTTCAGGTTGCCTGAAAATGTCAAGGTTGATGAGATTAAGGCTTCAATGCGCGACGGGGTGTTGGTAATTACAGTGCCTAAGgaggacttgaagaagaaacACAAGCATAAGAAGGTTGAGATCTCTGGGGATGATGAAGGACATGCTTCCAAAGGACTTGGACGTTTCGTGTGCTGCAGAGCTTAA
- the LOC126622219 gene encoding uncharacterized protein LOC126622219 produces the protein MCSSKAKVTLGIEVTPIVARINGRPVLQPNCNRVPSLDRRGSIKRISTPPPPPLPLPASSASTSPRTTNKASPLLTPPISPKSKSPRPPAIKRGNDPNALNSSSEKVVTPGGTTRAKTLERKKSKSFKRASVGVDVGADHGRFSNGGFSPSNIEASLSYSSSLIIEAPGSIAAGRREQMALQHAQRKMRIAHYGRSKSANFERVVPVDASSNVEAKAAEEEKRCSFITANSDPIYVAYHDEEWGVPVHDDKMLFELLVLSGAQVGSDWTSILKERQDFRNAFSGFDAETVANLSEKQMMSIASEYGIEISRIRGVVDNSNRILEIKKEFGSFDKYIWGFVNQKPISPQYKLGYKIPVKTSKSESISKDMVRRGFRFVGPTVVHSFIQASGLTNDHLITCHRHLQCTLLAARRPALEEVL, from the exons ATGTGCAGCTCAAAGGCCAAGGTGACCTTAGGGATTGAAGTCACACCCATTGTGGCTAGAATCAATGGCAGGCCAGTCCTTCAGCCTAATTGCAACCGGGTTCCTAGCCTAGACCGGCGTGGTTCGATTAAGAGAATATCGacgccaccaccacctccactaCCATTGCCAGCTTCTTCTGCTAGTACAAGTCCTAGAACTACCAACAAGGCCTCACCATTGTTAACACCTCCCATTTCTCCAAAATCGAAGTCTCCACGGCCACCAGCAATCAAGAGAGGAAATGACCCTAATGCGTTGAATTCGAGTTCCGAAAAAGTTGTGACACCAGGAGGTACCACAAGAGCTAAGACATTGGAGAGAAAGAAGTCCAAGAGTTTTAAGCGGGCTAGCGTTGGTGTTGATGTTGGTGCTGATCATGGCCGCTTTAGTAATGGTGGATTTTCTCCTTCAAATATCGAGGCGTCGTTGAGTTATTCGTCTTCTTTGATCATTGAGGCACCTGGTAGCATTGCTGCTGGGAGGAGGGAGCAGATGGCGCTTCAACATGCACAGAGAAAGATGAGAATTGCGCATTACGGTAGGTCAAAGTCTGCCAACTTTGAGAGGGTTGTCCCTGTTGACGCTTCTAGTAATGTAGAAGCCAAGGCCGCTGAAGAAGAGAAAAGGTGCAGCTTTATCACGGCTAACTCAG ATCCCATCTATGTTGCTTACCATGATGAAGAATGGGGAGTTCCTGTCCATGATGACAA GATGTTGTTTGAACTCCTTGTGTTAAGTGGAGCTCAAGTTGGCTCAGATTGGACTTCCATTTTAAAGGAACGTCAAGATTTCAG GAATGCATTTTCAGGATTTGATGCAGAAACTGTGGCAAATTTAAGTGAGAAACAGATGATGTCAATTGCTTCTGAATATGGCATTGAAATCAGCAGGATCCGAGGAGTTGTAGACAACTCTAACAGGATTCTTGAG ATTAAGAAGGAATTTGGATCATTTGACAAGTACATCTGGGGATTTGTCAATCAAAAGCCCATCTCACCACAGTATAAATTAGGCTACAAAATCCCAgtgaaaacttcaaaatcagaGTCGATTAGCAAGGACATGGTTCGGAGGGGATTTAGGTTTGTGGGTCCAACAGTCGTTCATTCATTCATACAAGCCTCAGGCCTCACGAACGACCATCTGATCACTTGCCACAGGCACCTCCAATGCACCTTATTGGCAGCCCGCCGCCCGGCATTGGAAGAAGTTCTGTAG
- the LOC126621767 gene encoding metacaspase-4-like: protein MARKAVLIGCNYAGTKAELKGCINDVKRMYSCLVDRYGFSEDDIQVLIDTDDSYTQPTGKNIRRAITNLIRSADSGDVLFVHYSGHGTRLPAETGDDDDTGYDECIVPTDMNLITDDDFRGFVDQLPAGCRLTIVSDSCHSGGLIDEAIEQIGESTKGQERERESGSGSGSFGGFKNFLKDRAGDALESRGIRMPSAFRRGRHNEEEEEEEEETEYREIETEDGDRVYVKGKSLPLSTLIEILKEKTGKDDIDVGQLRPTLFDVFGEDASPKVKKFMKVIINKLQSQEGGGSGLLGKIGSLAQGFLEQKLQDNDEYAKPALETEVGSKEEVYAGANHRGFPDGGILISGCQTDQTSADATPPGNAAESYGALSNAIQKILSEQDGEISNQELVLKARETLKRQGFTQRPGLYCHDHHVDAPFVC, encoded by the exons ATGGCGAGGAAGGCGGTGCTGATAGGATGCAACTACGCAGGAACGAAGGCGGAGCTCAAAGGCTGCATAAACGACGTCAAGCGAATGTACAGCTGCCTCGTCGACCGCTACGGCTTCTCCGAGGACGACATCCAAGTCCTGATCGACACCGACGACTCCTACACTCAGCCCACCGGAAAAAACATACGCCGGGCCATCACCAACCTCATCCGATCCGCCGACTCCGGCGACGTCCTCTTTGTCCACTACAGCGGTCATGGGACCCGCCTTCCCGCCGAGACCGGCGATGATGATGATACGGGATATGATGAGTGCATCGTCCCCactgacatgaacctcatcacTG ATGATGACTTCAGGGGGTTTGTAGACCAGCTGCCAGCAGGTTGCAGGCTGACAATTGTATCAGATTCGTGCCACAGCGGTGGGCTCATTGATGAAGCGATAGAACAGATAGGAGAGAGCACCAAGGGGCAAGAGCGCGAGCGCGAGTCCGGCTCCGGCAGTGGCAGTTTTGGTGGATTCAAGAACTTTCTCAAGGACAGGGCGGGAGATGCACTGGAGTCTCGTGGGATCCGAATGCCATCTGCATTCCGCCGCGGTCGAcataatgaagaagaagaagaagaagaagaagagacgGAATACAGAGAGATCGAAACTGAAGATGGGGACAGGGTCTATGTCAAAGGCAAGTCTCTACCACTCTCTACTCTCATAGAGATACTCAAGGAGAAAACAGGTAAGGACGACATTGATGTTGGGCAGCTGAGGCCGACACTTTTCGATGTTTTCGGAGAGGATGCCAGCCCTAAGGTGAAGAAGTTCATGAAGGTGATCATAAATAAACTCCAAAGCCAGGAGGGCGGAGGCAGTGGGTTATTGGGGAAGATTGGAAGCTTGGCTCAAGGGTTTCTTGAACAAAAGCTTCAAGACAACGATGAGTACGCAAAGCCTGCTTTAGAGACGGAAGTGGGCAGCAAGGAAGAGGTTTATGCCGGAGCAAATCATCGCGGCTTTCCTGATGGCGGGATTCTCATAAGCGGTTGCCAGACAGACCAAACGTCTGCAGATGCCACTCCTCCAGGAAATGCAGCTGAATCTTATGGAGCTCTTAGTAATGCAATTCAGAAGATACTCTCAGAGCAAGACGGTGAAATTTCGAACCAAGAGCTTGTTCTTAAGGCGAGGGAGACTCTCAAGAGACAGGGTTTCACTCAGCGACCTGGCCTCTATTGCCATGACCATCACGTCGATGCTCCTTTCGTTTGCTGA